A genomic segment from Clarias gariepinus isolate MV-2021 ecotype Netherlands chromosome 11, CGAR_prim_01v2, whole genome shotgun sequence encodes:
- the thap4 gene encoding THAP domain-containing protein 4 isoform X1 encodes MSGHAVESAVGLNPAVRPLDWLLGTWESDEPGQGSFPTIKPFHYNETLYFTHVGQPVINFMFNASHGESNKPLHRETGFIRIQPGTNNVAFIIAQNSGLVEIEEGELDGQKLTLQSRALARTSFAKQPFVQQISRVIQLRSDGRLEQTVCMALENQPLTQHLHITYRRTS; translated from the exons CAGTGGGTTTGAACCCGGCTGTGCGCCCTCTGGACTGGCTCTTGGGGACGTGGGAATCGGACGAGCCCGGGCAAGGCTCCTTCCCCACCATCAAACCATTCCACTACAATGAGACGCTGTACTTCACTCACGTAGGACAGCCGGTCATCAACTTCAT GTTTAATGCGTCCCATGGCGAGAGTAACAAGCCACTACACAGAGAGACCGGTTTCATCCGGATTCAGCCGGGCACCAACAACGTGGCCTTCATCATCGCTCAGAACTCAG gaCTAGTAGAGATTGAGGAAGGTGAGCTGGATGGACAGAAACTCACTCTGCAGAGCCGAGCTTTGGCCAGGACATCTTTCGCCAAGCAGCCATTCGTCCAGCAG ATCTCCAGGGTCATCCAGCTAAGATCAGACGGAAGACTGGAGCAGACGGTGTGCATGGCGCTGGAGAACCAACCCCTGACACAGCACTTACACATCACCTACCGGCGAACTTCCTGA
- the thap4 gene encoding THAP domain-containing protein 4 isoform X2, producing MSGHAVESVGLNPAVRPLDWLLGTWESDEPGQGSFPTIKPFHYNETLYFTHVGQPVINFMFNASHGESNKPLHRETGFIRIQPGTNNVAFIIAQNSGLVEIEEGELDGQKLTLQSRALARTSFAKQPFVQQISRVIQLRSDGRLEQTVCMALENQPLTQHLHITYRRTS from the exons TGGGTTTGAACCCGGCTGTGCGCCCTCTGGACTGGCTCTTGGGGACGTGGGAATCGGACGAGCCCGGGCAAGGCTCCTTCCCCACCATCAAACCATTCCACTACAATGAGACGCTGTACTTCACTCACGTAGGACAGCCGGTCATCAACTTCAT GTTTAATGCGTCCCATGGCGAGAGTAACAAGCCACTACACAGAGAGACCGGTTTCATCCGGATTCAGCCGGGCACCAACAACGTGGCCTTCATCATCGCTCAGAACTCAG gaCTAGTAGAGATTGAGGAAGGTGAGCTGGATGGACAGAAACTCACTCTGCAGAGCCGAGCTTTGGCCAGGACATCTTTCGCCAAGCAGCCATTCGTCCAGCAG ATCTCCAGGGTCATCCAGCTAAGATCAGACGGAAGACTGGAGCAGACGGTGTGCATGGCGCTGGAGAACCAACCCCTGACACAGCACTTACACATCACCTACCGGCGAACTTCCTGA